A single Prochlorococcus marinus XMU1410 DNA region contains:
- the ctaD gene encoding cytochrome c oxidase subunit I — MTISIDPQKTNNESLQPKGWLRYFSFSLDHKVIGIQYLVCGFLFYLIGGTLASAIRIELASPMSDFMPRDVYNQVLTLHGTIMIFLWIVPVVNGAFGNYLIPFYVGARDMAFPRLNAVAFWLIPPSGLMLVASYFVEGAAQAGWTAYPPLSITTPQSGQIIWILSVLLLGGSSIFGGINFIATIIKLRRPGLKLMQLPMYCWAMLGTSLLVVLSTPVLAGTLILLSFDIIANTGFFNPVLGGNVVVYQHLFWFYSHPAVYIMVLPAFGLVSEILPVHARKPLFGYTTMVFSIMGIVVLGLVVWAHHMFTSGTPPWMRLFFTIATAFIAVPTGIKFFNWVATLWGGKISINSAMLFSCGFIVNFVFGGITGVALAQVPFDIHVHDTYFVVAHFHYIVYGGTVFIIFSSIYHWFPKVTGKMLNEKLGILHFIITFIGFNLCFAPQHWLGLNGMPRRVAEYDPQFQFVNQISSLGALLMAISTIPFLINVFLSVKNGKNAGDNPWNALTPEWLTSSPPPVENWEGEAPLVEEPYGYGKEISEQK, encoded by the coding sequence ATGACAATATCAATTGATCCACAAAAAACTAATAATGAAAGCCTTCAACCTAAAGGTTGGCTTAGATACTTTAGTTTTAGCCTTGATCATAAAGTAATTGGGATACAGTACTTAGTCTGCGGTTTTCTTTTCTACTTAATTGGAGGAACCTTAGCGAGCGCTATAAGAATTGAACTTGCTAGTCCAATGTCTGACTTTATGCCAAGAGATGTTTATAACCAAGTTTTAACTCTACACGGAACAATAATGATATTCCTTTGGATAGTTCCAGTAGTTAATGGTGCTTTTGGAAATTATTTAATTCCATTTTATGTAGGTGCAAGAGATATGGCATTCCCAAGATTAAATGCCGTTGCTTTTTGGTTAATTCCTCCTTCAGGTTTGATGCTGGTAGCGAGCTATTTTGTTGAGGGTGCTGCTCAGGCTGGATGGACGGCTTATCCTCCTTTGAGCATAACTACTCCTCAATCGGGACAAATTATTTGGATTCTGAGCGTTCTATTACTTGGAGGCAGTTCTATATTTGGTGGAATAAACTTTATCGCAACCATTATCAAACTAAGAAGGCCAGGATTAAAACTTATGCAATTGCCAATGTATTGTTGGGCAATGCTTGGAACAAGTCTATTAGTTGTTTTGTCAACTCCTGTTTTAGCAGGCACTTTAATTCTACTTAGCTTCGATATCATCGCTAATACAGGGTTTTTCAATCCTGTTTTAGGTGGCAATGTCGTAGTTTATCAGCATTTATTTTGGTTTTATTCTCACCCAGCTGTATACATTATGGTTCTTCCTGCCTTTGGTTTAGTTAGTGAAATACTGCCTGTACATGCTAGAAAACCACTTTTTGGATATACAACAATGGTTTTTTCAATAATGGGGATAGTAGTTTTAGGTTTAGTTGTTTGGGCGCATCACATGTTTACGAGTGGGACGCCCCCTTGGATGAGATTATTCTTTACTATCGCCACAGCATTTATTGCTGTTCCGACAGGTATAAAATTTTTCAATTGGGTTGCAACATTATGGGGAGGTAAAATTTCCATTAATAGCGCAATGTTGTTCTCTTGCGGATTTATTGTAAATTTTGTTTTTGGAGGTATTACAGGTGTTGCTTTGGCACAGGTACCTTTCGATATTCACGTACATGATACCTATTTCGTTGTAGCCCATTTTCATTACATAGTTTATGGAGGGACTGTTTTTATTATTTTCTCTTCCATTTATCATTGGTTTCCCAAAGTAACTGGGAAAATGCTTAATGAAAAATTAGGAATTTTACACTTTATCATTACTTTTATTGGATTTAACTTGTGCTTTGCTCCTCAACATTGGCTTGGTTTAAATGGAATGCCAAGAAGAGTTGCAGAATATGATCCTCAATTCCAGTTCGTTAATCAAATTAGTAGCCTTGGGGCTCTTTTGATGGCTATAAGTACAATTCCTTTTTTAATTAACGTATTCCTTAGTGTGAAAAATGGAAAAAATGCTGGAGATAATCCTTGGAATGCTCTTACACCTGAATGGTTAACATCTTCTCCACCTCCAGTTGAAAATTGGGAAGGAGAAGCTCCATTAGTTGAAGAACCTTATGGTTATGGTAAAGAAATTTCTGAACAAAAATAA
- a CDS encoding ABC transporter ATP-binding protein: MNYIKVKCLSKSYSEIKALKNLSMEIEAGTLFGILGPNGAGKSTLIKILATLIEPDSGEVLINNINLIKNSRKIRELIGYVAQDIALDKILTGRELLDFQSDLYHINKNKKFERIKKLIDQLEMNDWIDRKCGTYSGGMKRRIDLAAGLLHLPQVLILDEPTVGLDIESRNIIWQLLKDLRNNGMTIILSSHYLDEIDKLADKLVIIDDGRVIAQGAPSELKNQLGGDRVTLKVREFSNQEEAKNICQILSSIDGISQIIINEAQGFSINFVADKEKDLLTKLKVELAFSKFEIFSLTQSQPSLDDVYLQATGKTLLDAEISMAGKRDLKKESKQSMR, encoded by the coding sequence ATGAATTATATAAAAGTTAAATGTCTCTCAAAATCTTATTCAGAAATCAAGGCTTTAAAAAATTTATCAATGGAAATTGAAGCTGGAACATTATTCGGAATACTAGGTCCAAATGGTGCGGGCAAATCAACACTTATAAAAATACTCGCTACTTTAATAGAGCCTGATAGTGGAGAAGTTTTAATAAATAATATTAATCTGATAAAAAATTCAAGGAAAATTAGAGAATTAATTGGTTATGTTGCCCAGGATATTGCACTTGATAAAATATTAACTGGACGAGAGCTTTTGGATTTTCAATCAGATTTATATCACATCAACAAAAACAAAAAATTTGAAAGGATAAAGAAATTAATAGATCAATTAGAAATGAATGATTGGATTGATCGTAAGTGCGGAACTTATTCAGGGGGAATGAAAAGAAGAATAGATCTTGCAGCTGGACTTTTACACTTGCCTCAAGTATTAATATTGGATGAACCTACAGTTGGTTTAGATATTGAAAGTAGAAATATCATATGGCAACTTTTGAAAGATTTGAGAAATAATGGAATGACTATTATTTTAAGCAGTCACTATCTTGATGAAATAGATAAATTGGCAGATAAATTAGTGATAATTGATGATGGAAGAGTTATAGCCCAAGGGGCCCCTTCAGAACTGAAAAATCAATTAGGAGGAGATAGAGTAACTTTGAAAGTAAGAGAATTTAGTAATCAAGAAGAGGCAAAAAATATATGCCAAATTTTATCTTCAATAGATGGAATTAGTCAGATTATCATAAATGAAGCTCAAGGTTTCTCGATAAATTTTGTAGCAGATAAGGAAAAAGATTTACTTACGAAGCTCAAAGTGGAATTGGCCTTCTCAAAGTTTGAAATTTTTTCTCTTACCCAAAGTCAGCCAAGCTTGGATGATGTATATCTTCAAGCAACCGGGAAAACATTATTGGATGCCGAAATTTCTATGGCAGGGAAAAGAGACCTTAAAAAAGAATCAAAGCAATCAATGCGATAA
- the coxB gene encoding cytochrome c oxidase subunit II encodes MLNKNIYLILIISLVFAISFWIGFNVNLLPAEASINAPIYDELFKILFIIGLIIFIGMTIAVIYSLFKFRKRNDQIGDGIALEGNLSLEIVWTIIPSIIVLLIGLYSYNIYDRMGGMKELNHNHEMMTSNTEKIWAGISQTSDNEIAINNLSIEVSAMQFAFLFNYPKGNFISGELHVPVDQKVSMKMESKDVIHAFWVPEFRIKQDIIPGQPTILNFTPTKVGKYPIICAELCGPYHGGMRASIIVEEESDYNEWFNKNKKPEVNL; translated from the coding sequence TTGTTAAATAAAAACATTTATTTAATACTAATTATTTCACTTGTTTTTGCTATATCTTTTTGGATTGGTTTTAATGTAAATTTGCTCCCAGCAGAAGCAAGTATTAATGCACCAATTTACGATGAACTTTTTAAAATTCTTTTCATCATTGGATTAATTATTTTTATAGGAATGACAATAGCAGTTATCTATAGCTTATTTAAGTTTAGGAAAAGAAATGATCAGATAGGCGATGGTATAGCTTTAGAGGGAAATTTAAGCTTAGAAATTGTATGGACAATTATCCCTTCAATAATTGTTTTATTAATAGGTTTATATAGCTACAACATCTACGATCGAATGGGAGGGATGAAAGAACTAAATCATAATCACGAAATGATGACTTCTAACACTGAAAAAATATGGGCTGGAATAAGTCAAACTTCTGATAATGAAATAGCAATAAATAATTTATCAATTGAAGTCTCAGCTATGCAATTTGCATTTCTATTCAATTATCCTAAGGGCAATTTCATATCAGGAGAACTACACGTTCCTGTTGATCAAAAAGTATCAATGAAAATGGAATCCAAAGATGTAATTCATGCTTTTTGGGTGCCAGAATTCAGAATTAAACAGGATATTATTCCTGGACAACCTACTATTCTAAATTTCACTCCTACAAAAGTAGGAAAATATCCAATAATTTGTGCAGAATTATGCGGCCCATATCATGGAGGAATGAGAGCTTCCATAATTGTTGAAGAAGAATCTGATTACAACGAATGGTTTAACAAAAATAAAAAACCAGAGGTAAATTTATGA
- a CDS encoding glycoprotein, translating into MLLKNHLIEVFKQASLENNSLLKDNVVHKWVHRFGIDSLNDLLIHSSLQKENQHEEGNQEQISLIDEIHEEGNQEQISLIDEMHEEENQHEEGNQEQISLIDEIHEEGNQEQISLIDEMHEEENQHEEGNQEQISLIDEMHEEGNQEQISLIDEMHEEENQHEEENQRQIRIESLKTLKKLEETNCESNYLKISNNNQVFNTKQDSNQVNQYSNAPKLPLPNIKNLRKWINKDKKAS; encoded by the coding sequence ATGCTTTTAAAAAATCATTTAATAGAAGTTTTTAAACAAGCCTCTTTAGAAAATAATTCTTTACTTAAAGATAATGTTGTTCATAAGTGGGTCCATAGATTTGGGATTGATTCATTAAATGATTTATTAATACATAGTTCACTACAAAAAGAAAATCAGCATGAAGAAGGAAATCAAGAACAGATATCTTTAATTGATGAAATACATGAAGAAGGAAATCAAGAACAGATATCTTTGATTGATGAAATGCATGAAGAAGAAAATCAGCATGAAGAAGGAAATCAAGAACAGATATCTTTAATTGATGAAATACATGAAGAAGGAAATCAAGAACAGATATCTTTGATTGATGAAATGCATGAAGAAGAAAATCAGCATGAAGAAGGAAATCAAGAACAGATATCTTTAATTGATGAAATGCATGAAGAAGGAAATCAAGAACAGATATCTTTAATTGATGAAATGCATGAAGAAGAAAATCAGCATGAAGAAGAAAATCAAAGACAAATTAGGATTGAATCTTTAAAAACTTTAAAAAAGTTAGAAGAAACCAATTGTGAATCAAATTATTTAAAAATTTCAAATAATAATCAAGTCTTTAATACTAAACAAGATTCTAATCAAGTAAATCAATATAGTAATGCCCCAAAATTACCACTACCTAATATTAAAAATTTAAGAAAATGGATTAATAAAGATAAAAAAGCTAGTTAG
- a CDS encoding cytochrome c oxidase subunit 3 gives MTTLDSSKEIQKNNSEVNETHEDFRMFGLITFLIADGMTFAGFFAAYLTYKAVNPLPDGAIYELELPIPTLNTILLLVSSATFHKAGKALLKDKNSDSQKWLFFTAFLGIIFLICQLFEYFHLPFGLTDNLFASTFYALTGFHGLHVTLGTLMILIIGWQSRINGGRLTSQNMFPLEAVELYWHFVDGIWVVLFIILYLL, from the coding sequence ATGACAACACTAGATAGCTCAAAAGAAATTCAAAAAAATAATTCTGAAGTTAATGAAACACATGAAGACTTCAGAATGTTTGGTCTTATAACTTTCCTAATTGCGGACGGGATGACTTTTGCTGGATTCTTTGCTGCTTATTTAACTTATAAAGCAGTAAATCCATTACCAGATGGTGCTATTTATGAATTAGAACTACCAATACCTACTCTCAATACAATTTTGTTACTTGTTAGTAGTGCAACTTTCCATAAAGCAGGCAAAGCACTTTTGAAAGATAAAAACTCAGATTCCCAAAAATGGTTATTTTTTACTGCTTTTCTTGGAATTATATTTTTAATATGTCAATTATTTGAATATTTTCATTTACCTTTTGGATTAACCGATAATTTATTTGCAAGTACTTTTTATGCTCTTACTGGCTTTCATGGATTACATGTCACTTTAGGTACTTTAATGATTTTAATTATTGGTTGGCAATCAAGAATCAATGGAGGAAGATTAACCAGTCAAAATATGTTTCCATTGGAAGCCGTTGAATTGTACTGGCATTTTGTAGATGGAATATGGGTTGTTTTATTTATTATTTTGTATCTTTTATAA
- the fabG gene encoding 3-oxoacyl-[acyl-carrier-protein] reductase: MFNTDSLSGKVALITGASRGIGKEIALELSRLGAEVFINYSSSDEKAEEVVNLIKNSGGKAHKLKFDVSKEDSVSSAFEEIIKINGTIDILINNAGITRDGLLMRMKSEQWDDVLNTNLKGVFLCTKYASKFMMKKRSGSIVNISSVVGIIGNPGQANYSAAKAGVIGFTKTCAKEFASRGINVNAIAPGFIETEMTEKLNTEEILKVIPLGKLGSCTQIANLVSFLVSSDAGSYITGQTISIDGGMSI; this comes from the coding sequence ATGTTCAATACAGATTCATTATCAGGCAAAGTTGCTTTAATTACTGGAGCTAGCAGAGGAATTGGTAAAGAAATTGCTTTAGAACTAAGCCGATTAGGAGCCGAAGTTTTTATTAATTATTCTTCTTCTGATGAAAAAGCTGAAGAAGTTGTAAATTTAATAAAAAATTCGGGAGGTAAAGCTCATAAATTAAAATTTGATGTTTCAAAAGAGGATTCTGTCAGTTCAGCTTTTGAAGAAATAATCAAAATTAATGGCACTATTGATATCCTCATTAACAATGCTGGAATTACGAGAGATGGACTATTGATGAGAATGAAATCCGAACAATGGGATGATGTACTAAATACAAACTTAAAAGGAGTTTTTCTTTGTACAAAATATGCTTCAAAATTTATGATGAAAAAAAGAAGTGGTAGCATCGTAAACATTTCATCTGTTGTTGGAATAATTGGTAATCCTGGCCAAGCAAATTATTCTGCAGCCAAAGCTGGGGTTATTGGATTTACCAAAACTTGCGCTAAAGAATTTGCCTCAAGAGGTATAAACGTTAATGCAATAGCTCCAGGTTTTATAGAAACAGAGATGACTGAAAAACTTAATACTGAAGAGATTCTTAAAGTTATTCCTTTAGGGAAATTAGGAAGTTGTACTCAAATTGCGAACTTAGTGTCATTTTTAGTTTCAAGTGATGCAGGAAGTTACATTACAGGGCAAACAATTAGTATAGACGGGGGTATGAGTATTTAG
- the groL gene encoding chaperonin GroEL (60 kDa chaperone family; promotes refolding of misfolded polypeptides especially under stressful conditions; forms two stacked rings of heptamers to form a barrel-shaped 14mer; ends can be capped by GroES; misfolded proteins enter the barrel where they are refolded when GroES binds), producing the protein MAKQLSFSNESREALEKGVNFVANAVKVTIGPKAKNVVIERKFGSPDIVRDGATVAKEIEIENPISNLGTKLIEQVASKTKESAGDGTTTATILTQKMVQEGLKNIASGASPMELKKGMEAGLAFVLEKLSSKSISLSGSDIQKVATVSAGGDEEIGSIISKAMDIVTSDGVITVEESQSLDTELDITEGMSFDRGYSSPYFVTDQERQVCELENPKILITDQKISTLVDLVPILEEIQKSGSPFLILAEDIEGEALTTLVLNKNSGVLNVASVRAPLFGERRKAALEDIAILTGAKLISEDKSMTLDKVSINDLGKAKKITITKDKTTIVAFEDTKDLVKARVEKLKREVEITDSEYDQDKINERIAKLAGGVALIKVGAATEAEMKYKKLRIEDSLNATKAAIEEGVVSGGGQTLIEISDDLLNLSQTFSDDLRTGINIVKEALLEPTKQISKNAGFNGDVVVAEIKRLNKGFNANTGKYEDLKDSGILDPTKVIRLALQDSVSIAAMLFTTEVAMADIPEPEAAAPGGPGGDPMGGMGGMGMPGMGGMGMPGMGGMGMPGMGGMGMPGMGGMGMPGMM; encoded by the coding sequence ATGGCTAAACAGTTAAGTTTTTCTAATGAATCAAGAGAGGCGCTAGAAAAAGGTGTAAATTTCGTAGCTAATGCGGTAAAGGTTACTATTGGGCCAAAAGCAAAAAACGTAGTTATAGAGAGAAAATTTGGTTCGCCAGACATAGTTAGAGATGGGGCCACAGTTGCTAAAGAGATTGAGATTGAGAACCCTATTTCTAATTTGGGGACAAAATTAATAGAACAAGTTGCATCCAAGACAAAAGAGAGTGCAGGAGATGGAACAACAACAGCCACCATTTTGACTCAGAAGATGGTTCAAGAGGGATTGAAAAATATTGCTTCTGGTGCCAGTCCTATGGAGTTAAAAAAAGGTATGGAGGCAGGCCTGGCTTTTGTTCTAGAAAAATTAAGTTCCAAAAGTATTTCATTAAGTGGTTCTGATATCCAAAAAGTTGCAACAGTTAGTGCTGGAGGTGATGAAGAAATTGGATCTATAATTTCGAAGGCAATGGATATTGTTACTTCGGATGGAGTAATAACTGTTGAGGAATCTCAATCACTAGATACAGAATTAGATATAACTGAAGGAATGTCTTTTGACAGAGGCTATAGTTCTCCATATTTCGTAACAGACCAAGAAAGACAAGTTTGTGAACTTGAAAACCCTAAAATATTAATAACTGATCAAAAAATTTCAACTTTAGTTGATCTGGTTCCAATACTTGAAGAAATTCAGAAATCAGGCTCACCTTTTCTAATTCTTGCTGAAGATATCGAAGGAGAGGCTTTAACTACCTTGGTTTTGAATAAGAATAGTGGAGTGTTAAACGTAGCTTCTGTAAGAGCTCCGTTATTTGGAGAGAGAAGAAAAGCTGCCCTTGAAGATATTGCTATTCTTACTGGAGCTAAGTTAATTAGTGAAGATAAATCGATGACACTTGATAAAGTATCGATTAATGACTTAGGCAAAGCAAAAAAAATAACTATCACGAAGGACAAAACTACAATTGTTGCCTTCGAAGATACTAAAGATTTGGTTAAAGCGAGAGTAGAAAAATTAAAGAGAGAAGTTGAGATAACAGACTCAGAGTATGATCAGGACAAAATCAATGAAAGGATAGCAAAACTAGCTGGAGGAGTGGCACTTATCAAAGTTGGAGCTGCAACAGAAGCAGAGATGAAGTACAAAAAGTTAAGAATCGAAGATTCCCTTAATGCTACGAAAGCTGCTATTGAAGAGGGTGTAGTTTCTGGAGGTGGACAAACTCTAATTGAAATATCAGATGACCTTTTAAATTTAAGTCAAACATTTTCCGATGATTTAAGAACAGGGATAAATATAGTAAAAGAAGCTCTTTTGGAACCTACTAAACAAATATCAAAAAATGCTGGTTTTAATGGTGATGTAGTTGTCGCTGAAATTAAAAGACTTAACAAAGGCTTCAATGCCAATACAGGAAAATATGAGGATTTAAAAGATTCAGGAATATTAGATCCAACCAAAGTAATAAGATTAGCTCTTCAAGATTCAGTATCTATTGCAGCTATGCTCTTCACAACAGAGGTAGCGATGGCTGACATTCCAGAGCCTGAAGCCGCAGCTCCAGGAGGTCCAGGTGGAGATCCAATGGGAGGCATGGGTGGCATGGGCATGCCAGGAATGGGCGGCATGGGTATGCCAGGAATGGGTGGCATGGGTATGCCAGGTATGGGTGGCATGGGCATGCCAGGAATGGGCGGCATGGGTATGCCAGGTATGATGTAA
- a CDS encoding ABC transporter permease: protein MELQQYNLFFLYQETFALTKRLFIQLKRRPSTLLAGILQPIIWLFLFGALFSKAPEGFLPGVDSYGNFLGAGLIVFTAFSGALNSGLPLMFDREFGFLNRLLVAPLTSRLSIVLSSFFYITILSFVQSIVIMVVSYTLGYGWPNLYGLGIVFTTLILLVLFVTSISLCLAFVLPGHIELIALIFVINLPLLFASTALAPISFMPNWLGWLASLNPLTFAIEPIRTAYTQTMDLELVALHAPYGDLTCKSCISILFSLTVLSLIIIRPLLNRKLN from the coding sequence ATGGAATTACAACAGTATAATTTATTTTTTTTATATCAAGAAACATTTGCCTTAACAAAGAGATTATTTATTCAATTAAAAAGAAGACCATCAACTCTTTTAGCTGGAATATTACAACCTATAATTTGGCTTTTTTTATTTGGGGCATTATTCTCTAAAGCTCCTGAAGGTTTTTTACCAGGAGTTGATTCTTATGGGAATTTTTTAGGAGCAGGACTTATTGTGTTTACTGCTTTTAGCGGAGCCCTAAATTCTGGTCTTCCTTTAATGTTTGATAGAGAGTTTGGATTTCTTAATAGATTACTTGTGGCTCCTTTAACAAGTAGATTATCCATAGTTTTATCTTCTTTTTTTTACATAACAATCCTGAGCTTTGTTCAGAGTATTGTAATAATGGTTGTTTCATACACTTTGGGATATGGATGGCCTAACTTATATGGTTTAGGAATTGTTTTTACAACACTAATTTTATTAGTTCTTTTTGTGACATCAATAAGTTTATGTTTAGCCTTTGTTTTGCCAGGTCATATTGAATTAATCGCTCTTATATTTGTGATAAATTTACCTCTTCTTTTTGCAAGTACTGCTTTGGCTCCAATTTCTTTTATGCCAAATTGGCTTGGGTGGTTGGCTTCATTAAATCCATTAACTTTTGCGATCGAACCTATTAGGACTGCCTATACACAAACTATGGATTTAGAATTAGTGGCTTTACATGCCCCATATGGTGATTTAACTTGTAAGAGTTGTATCTCAATTTTATTTTCTTTAACAGTTTTATCCTTGATTATTATTAGGCCTCTGTTAAATAGAAAGTTAAATTAG
- a CDS encoding COX15/CtaA family protein, whose protein sequence is MINNQLYKSKYLTVFKRLGSHSVFALIALIVIGGATRVMEAGLACPDWPLCYGSFLPFKHMNLRVFLEWFHRLDAFLVGILILFKFALSIIWKNEIPNWLPKTYSLLLFLVIIQGSFGALTVINLLDSYTVTGHLLIAFLLLITTISINQNLENDDIEEPLIWWRLLLFVPLLLTLIQSFIGVRLSSTWSAHICLSFNKQCLILNTHKLFAFPIAFSILLIIATAFYKRSLLYENWKYLTTVIFLLFSQITLGVLSLKTNLHEPIFIIGHQLNASLFIAILTTLIFRNPFTKKVLNHSQNSQMVGINS, encoded by the coding sequence TTGATTAATAACCAATTATATAAATCAAAATATCTGACAGTTTTTAAAAGGTTGGGAAGTCATAGTGTATTTGCACTTATAGCACTAATCGTAATTGGAGGAGCTACGAGAGTAATGGAGGCAGGACTTGCCTGTCCAGATTGGCCATTATGTTATGGATCTTTTTTGCCTTTTAAACATATGAACCTAAGAGTATTTCTAGAGTGGTTTCATCGTCTAGATGCTTTTCTGGTTGGAATATTAATTCTTTTTAAATTTGCGCTTTCAATTATTTGGAAAAATGAAATTCCAAATTGGTTACCTAAAACTTATTCTTTATTACTTTTTCTCGTTATTATCCAAGGATCCTTTGGAGCTTTAACAGTAATAAATCTGCTTGATTCATATACTGTAACTGGCCATCTTTTAATAGCTTTTCTACTTCTCATTACAACAATTTCAATAAATCAAAATTTAGAAAATGACGACATAGAAGAGCCATTAATTTGGTGGAGATTATTATTGTTTGTTCCTCTTTTACTTACTCTGATTCAATCTTTTATTGGAGTAAGGCTTTCATCAACCTGGTCAGCACATATTTGCTTATCTTTTAATAAACAATGTCTAATTCTAAATACTCATAAATTATTTGCTTTCCCAATTGCTTTTTCAATTTTATTGATTATTGCTACTGCATTTTATAAGAGAAGTTTGCTTTATGAAAATTGGAAATATCTCACAACAGTTATTTTTCTCTTGTTTTCCCAAATTACTTTGGGTGTTTTAAGTCTTAAAACAAATTTGCATGAACCTATTTTTATTATCGGTCATCAACTTAATGCCTCTTTATTTATTGCAATATTAACAACATTAATTTTTAGAAATCCCTTTACCAAAAAAGTTCTAAACCATTCCCAAAATTCTCAAATGGTTGGTATTAATTCATGA
- a CDS encoding heme o synthase, translated as MKSSNLENFNYKSPIRDEVVPSRKRLTLPPWLEVAKPRLIPLLLATTLGGMALTEEWPLSSPKLICTLGGGALAAAAAGALNCLWEMELDKRMTRTSKRALPAGKLSSETVFLAAVSCTLAASMLLVSGVNYLAAGLTLLGLFSYVILYTVILKPRTTKNIVFGGVAGAIPPLVGASAATGHVGLSGWWLFGLVMLWTPAHFWALAILLKDDYASVGIPMLPSVKGSVFTAKAISRYGWATVLMSIMGIFALPEGGLLYGIMLLPFNGRLLQLINELKKSPDDLSRAKSLFRWSILYMFGICLLLLISRTQLSVEFGQQSMQIFLSIVSLLSN; from the coding sequence ATGAAAAGCAGTAACTTAGAAAACTTTAACTACAAATCTCCAATTAGGGATGAAGTTGTACCTTCAAGAAAAAGATTAACTTTGCCGCCTTGGCTCGAAGTGGCAAAACCTAGATTAATCCCACTTTTATTGGCAACAACTTTGGGAGGAATGGCTTTAACAGAAGAATGGCCTTTGTCTTCACCGAAGCTTATCTGTACTTTAGGAGGAGGCGCTTTGGCAGCAGCAGCAGCAGGAGCTCTTAATTGCTTGTGGGAAATGGAATTAGATAAGAGGATGACAAGAACTAGCAAAAGAGCTTTGCCAGCAGGAAAATTGTCATCTGAGACTGTATTTTTAGCTGCGGTATCATGTACTTTGGCAGCTTCGATGCTTTTAGTAAGTGGTGTAAATTATTTGGCTGCGGGTTTAACTCTTCTTGGTTTATTTAGCTACGTAATATTATATACAGTTATTTTGAAACCTCGTACAACAAAAAACATTGTTTTCGGAGGAGTTGCTGGTGCGATACCACCCTTAGTTGGAGCGTCTGCCGCCACAGGGCATGTAGGTCTTAGTGGTTGGTGGTTGTTTGGTTTAGTAATGTTATGGACCCCAGCTCATTTTTGGGCACTTGCAATTTTATTGAAGGATGATTACGCATCTGTTGGTATTCCTATGCTCCCTTCTGTTAAAGGATCTGTTTTTACCGCTAAAGCGATTTCTCGATACGGATGGGCAACAGTTTTAATGAGTATTATGGGAATCTTTGCACTACCTGAAGGGGGTCTCTTATACGGAATTATGTTATTGCCATTTAATGGAAGACTTTTGCAATTAATAAATGAATTAAAGAAATCTCCTGATGATCTTTCAAGAGCAAAGTCTCTTTTTAGGTGGTCTATTCTCTATATGTTTGGTATTTGCCTTTTGTTATTAATTTCCAGAACCCAACTATCCGTAGAATTTGGGCAGCAATCTATGCAAATATTTTTATCTATAGTATCCCTGCTTAGTAATTAA